GTCCGCCGCACAGTCGAACGAAGCCGCCTGAACCGAAGGAGTGCCATGAGCATCTACGACATCGAAGCGGCAAGCATTGACGGGCAGACGCAGACTCTGGGCGACTACCGCGGGCAGGTTCTACTGATCGTCAACACGGCCAGCAAGTGTGGATTCACGCCGCAGTACGCCGGCCTGGAAGCACTGCACCGAAAATACAAGGATCGGAAATTCTCGATCCTGGGTTTCCCCTGCGACCAGTTCGGCCATCAGGAACCCGGCGACGAGAATGAGATCAAGAATTTCTGCTCCCTGACCTACGATGTAAGCTTTCCGATGTTCGCCAAAATCAAGGTCAACGGCGAGGACGCGCACCCACTCTACAAATTGCTTAAGTCCGAAAAGCCCGGCGTGCTGGGCTCCGAACGGATCAAATGGAACTTCACCAAGTTCCTGGTCGGCCCGGAGGGTCAGGTGATTCGGCGCTATGCGCCGACCGACAAGCCGGCCTCCATCGAAAAGGATGTGGCCGCACTGCTGGACACGATCTGAGGCTGTACGGGGCTTGTTGCCGGATCAGTCTTGCGAAGCTGCGTTCTTGGCACGCCCTTCGTCAGAGGCCAGAAAATTTGCCATGAAGCGCGGATAGTCGTCGGCATCGATAGCTGCCCGAATTCGGGCCATCACGTTCTGGTAGTAGCGCAGATTGTGGATCGTGTTCAGTCGCGGCCCGAGAATCTCGTTGCACTTGTCCAGGTGATAGAGATAGGCCTTGGAGTAGTTGCGGCAGGTGTAGCAGTCGCAGAGCGGGTCCAGAGGCGTTTCATCATCGCGATAACGGCTGTTGCGCAGCCGGACTACGCCCTGACTCGTGAACAGATGGCCATTGCGCGCGTTGCGCGTGGGCATCACGCAATCGAGCATGTCCACGCCACGCGCCACGCTTTGCACCAGATCGCGTGGCGTTCCCACGCCCATGAGGTAGTGCGGATAGGCCGGCGGCAGATGCGGCGCCAGATGGTCCAACACATGCAGGCGCTCCGGCTCCGGTTCCCCCACCGATAGGCCGCCGATGGCATATCCATCGAAGCCGACCTGCATCAGACGATCCAGCGATTCGGCTCGCAAGCCCTCGTGCATTCCGCCCTGAACGATGCCGAACAGGGCATTGTCACTACCGTTGTGGGCACTCTTGCAGCGTGCCGCCCACCGCGCCGACAGCTCCATGGATGCCCTTGCCTGCTCCAACGTCGCCGGATACGGCGTGCACTCGTCGAACTGCATCACGATGTCCGAGTTCAGGGCATGTTGAACCTCGATCGAACGCTCGGGCGTCAGCAGAATCCGGTCGCCGTTGATGGGCGACTGAAAGCGCACGCCCTCTTCGCTGATCTTGCGCAGTTCCGCCAGCGACCAAACCTGGAATCCGCCGGAATCGGTAAGGATCGGTCCGGGCCAATTCATGAACCCGTGCAGGCCACCGAAGCGCCGCATCAGCTCCGGCCCTGGGCGCAGCATCAAATGGAAGGTATTGCCCAGAATGATCTGGGCGCCGATGTCGCGCAGTTCCTCCGGCGTCACCGACTTGACCGTGCCGTAAGTGCCGACCGGCATGAACACCGGCGTTTCGACAACGCCATGGTTAAGGCGCAGCCGACCACGTCGCGCCCCGGCGGACGTCTTGAGAAGTTCGAATTGCATGGCGGAATTGTCCGCGAGAACGGCGGCGACCGCTACAGCTACAGCGCATCCAACGGGCTGCGCACGCCGCGCCCACCGCGATTGAGCACATGCGTATAGATCATCGTAGTGCTCACGTTCTGGTGACCCAACAACTCCTGCACCGTCCGAATGTCATATCCACTTTCCAATAAATGCGTGGCAAAAGAATGGCGGAGCACATGCGGCGACACCGGCTTGGAGATCCCCGCCCGCACCGCCGCCTGCTTCACCTCCCTTTGCACCGTCTGTTCGGAGACGTGATGGCGGCGCTGGGCGCCTGTTCGTGGATCTTTCGATAACCCGGACGCGGCAAATACGTACTGCCAGGCCCATTCACGCCCCGCATTCGGATACTTTCGATCGAGCGCATCCGGCAGCCAAACGTCCACCCGCCCCGCTTTCAGGTCCCGCTCAAACATTTGGTGCCGCACCAACAGCCGCACGCGCATCGGTTCGATAAGCACTTGCGGCAGCACGGTCACTCGATCCTTGGCGCCCTTGCCGTCACGCACCGTCACCTGCGACATTGCGAGGTCTACATCCTTGACGCGCAGACGCACCGCCTCCATCAGACGCATGCCGGTTCCGTACAGCAAACGCGCGATCAGGCCAGGAACATCATCCGAAGTCTGAGCCAGCAATCGTTCCACCTCTGACCGACTCAAGACCACTGGCAAACGCTGCGGCTTCTTAGCGCGCGTGACGTCGCTCATCCAGGGCAGATCCACATCGAGAACGTCGCGATACAGAAAGAGCACCGAAGCGAGCGCCAGATTCTGGGTATTTGCCGCCACGTTCAAATCCACCGCCAGATGGCTCAGAAATGCCTCCACCTCCACCGCGCCCATATCCGCCGGGTGCCGCTTGCCGTGAAACACGATGAAGCGTTTAATCCAGTGGACATAGGTTTCCTCCGTTCGCAAGCTGTAGTGCTTGGCGCGTATACGGTGGCGGACCTGATCCAAGAGCTTGGGAGGCCTTGAATCCGATGCGGTTATGCTTTGAACAGACGTACTTTCTGATGACATATCCATTCTCATCAGTTACTTACAAAAATTCTGTACAGATTATACGTCTGATTGGCAGATTAGGCGTCATCCTGACATCTAATAAGCGTTAGGTAACAAGTCCCACCCTCAAAGAGGAATCAAACCAATGTCAGATTGCGGCTGCGGCGCAGAGCAAGCAGAGAAGCTAGAAAGAACTACTCTGGCCTATCTTCTTTCTATCAATGGGGTAATGTTCGTGGTTGAGGCTGCGTTAGGCTTCTACGCCCAATCAACCGGCCTTATCGCAGATTCATTGGACATGCTAGCGGATGCTACCGTTTACGGAATATCACTTTACGTCGTAGGTAAAGGCATTTCTCAGCAAGCAAAAGCAGCAAGTGTAAGCGGTGTACTCCAAATCATTCTCGGTCTTGGAGTCCTTTTTGAGGTTGTGCGTCG
The genomic region above belongs to Gammaproteobacteria bacterium and contains:
- a CDS encoding glutathione peroxidase, whose amino-acid sequence is MSIYDIEAASIDGQTQTLGDYRGQVLLIVNTASKCGFTPQYAGLEALHRKYKDRKFSILGFPCDQFGHQEPGDENEIKNFCSLTYDVSFPMFAKIKVNGEDAHPLYKLLKSEKPGVLGSERIKWNFTKFLVGPEGQVIRRYAPTDKPASIEKDVAALLDTI
- the tgt gene encoding tRNA guanosine(34) transglycosylase Tgt, translated to MQFELLKTSAGARRGRLRLNHGVVETPVFMPVGTYGTVKSVTPEELRDIGAQIILGNTFHLMLRPGPELMRRFGGLHGFMNWPGPILTDSGGFQVWSLAELRKISEEGVRFQSPINGDRILLTPERSIEVQHALNSDIVMQFDECTPYPATLEQARASMELSARWAARCKSAHNGSDNALFGIVQGGMHEGLRAESLDRLMQVGFDGYAIGGLSVGEPEPERLHVLDHLAPHLPPAYPHYLMGVGTPRDLVQSVARGVDMLDCVMPTRNARNGHLFTSQGVVRLRNSRYRDDETPLDPLCDCYTCRNYSKAYLYHLDKCNEILGPRLNTIHNLRYYQNVMARIRAAIDADDYPRFMANFLASDEGRAKNAASQD
- a CDS encoding integron integrase, which translates into the protein MSSESTSVQSITASDSRPPKLLDQVRHRIRAKHYSLRTEETYVHWIKRFIVFHGKRHPADMGAVEVEAFLSHLAVDLNVAANTQNLALASVLFLYRDVLDVDLPWMSDVTRAKKPQRLPVVLSRSEVERLLAQTSDDVPGLIARLLYGTGMRLMEAVRLRVKDVDLAMSQVTVRDGKGAKDRVTVLPQVLIEPMRVRLLVRHQMFERDLKAGRVDVWLPDALDRKYPNAGREWAWQYVFAASGLSKDPRTGAQRRHHVSEQTVQREVKQAAVRAGISKPVSPHVLRHSFATHLLESGYDIRTVQELLGHQNVSTTMIYTHVLNRGGRGVRSPLDAL